The Acidobacteriota bacterium genome contains a region encoding:
- a CDS encoding M20/M25/M40 family metallo-hydrolase: MDLFRLTRQLVEIDSTTGREAGCGEFLLRELATLGYQTTRMDVEPGRFNVWAHPRGNASPAVVFCSHMDTVPPYFPFREDEARIWGRGACDDKGVMAAQVAAAETLKQQGVAVGLLFTVGEETDSAGAKAANVFRAKQPAPGSKFLINGEPTENKLAAATKGVLNLELVAKGKLAHSAYPELGESAIEKLLDALARIRAIPLPSDREIGRSTLNIGQISGGRAPNVVADEARAKLLFRMVTPADEMKEQIVAAVGRLVEVQVVAQSPFIKLRTIDGMPTMVASFSTDIPHLSNWGEPLLLGPGSIHVAHTADEHVEKAELVRAVELYVQVVRKLLAPSS, encoded by the coding sequence ATGGACCTGTTCCGGCTGACGCGCCAGCTCGTCGAGATCGATTCCACCACCGGCCGCGAGGCCGGGTGCGGCGAGTTCCTGCTGCGCGAGCTCGCTACCCTTGGATATCAGACGACGCGCATGGATGTCGAGCCTGGGCGGTTCAATGTGTGGGCGCATCCACGCGGGAACGCGTCGCCGGCGGTCGTCTTCTGCTCGCATATGGACACGGTTCCGCCCTACTTCCCTTTTCGCGAGGACGAGGCGCGGATCTGGGGACGCGGCGCGTGCGACGACAAAGGCGTGATGGCGGCGCAGGTCGCGGCGGCGGAAACACTCAAGCAACAGGGCGTGGCCGTGGGATTGCTGTTCACCGTGGGCGAGGAGACGGACTCGGCGGGCGCGAAGGCGGCCAACGTTTTTCGCGCAAAGCAGCCTGCACCCGGTTCGAAGTTCCTGATCAATGGCGAGCCCACGGAGAACAAGCTCGCCGCCGCGACCAAGGGCGTGCTGAACCTCGAGCTGGTGGCGAAAGGAAAGCTGGCACACTCGGCGTATCCCGAGCTGGGCGAATCGGCGATCGAGAAACTGCTGGATGCGTTGGCGCGCATCCGCGCCATCCCGTTGCCCAGCGACCGCGAGATCGGGCGTTCGACGTTGAACATCGGACAGATATCCGGCGGGCGCGCTCCGAACGTGGTCGCCGACGAAGCGCGCGCGAAGTTGCTGTTCCGCATGGTCACGCCGGCGGACGAGATGAAAGAGCAGATCGTCGCCGCGGTGGGGCGGCTGGTCGAGGTGCAGGTCGTGGCGCAGTCTCCGTTCATCAAGCTGCGGACGATCGATGGCATGCCGACGATGGTGGCGTCGTTCTCGACGGATATCCCGCATCTGTCGAATTGGGGCGAGCCGCTGCTGCTTGGGCCGGGCTCGATCCACGTGGCGCATACGGCGGATGAGCACGTGGAGAAGGCCGAGCTGGTGCGGGCGGTGGAGCTGTACGTGCAGGTGGTGCGGAAGTTGCTCGCTCCTTCGTCCTGA